CTCTGTCCACACTGCGAGACTCTGACCCACAAACAAAGAACAAGCAGGTAGCTGACAACCACCTGCCActctagttccaagagatctAATGCTTTCTTCTGCCCTTTGTGGTATGAATGTGGTACATGTACAGACATATAGGCATTCACACCTATGCATAAAACAtgcacaaataaatctttaagagtataaaaatgcaaaagaaagtATTCATTAAAACACAAATGGCTACCGTATTGTTACAAATAAACTAGAGTCTAATGTCAGTATATATGACATTTTGATgaataatttatgaaaaaaattttaattaacctACCCTATTGGCTAGAATAAAGTACAAATTCATTAAAGCTATGTATTTCTCTTATGGAAAATCTATGAAAAAAATTACTTCTTTGATTGAAGACTGACCTAAAGTCAGTTTTATAGTCCTATTAAAGTCAGTCTTATTAGCCATCTTATAAGTGCAACTTAATAAACAAAGAAGGTTTAGCAAGATCTACTAATTCTACccgaaaaagaaaatcaatgcaCAGAACCTACTGTTTGCAGATGTAAAGGCACGAATAGAAGAGTTTAGAGACATACTTGACCAACAGCCTTAAGTGTCTGGAGTATCTATACCTGTTCTTCATTAGCCGAACCTCTCTCTTTCGTGCTGCTTCTTCAGCAGGCTGTGTAGGAAGTGCTGGGGAGGATGCCATAACAACTCCAGGGGCAATGGTGCTAGTGGGCGCTGTGCGGATCTGGTATGTCTGTACATCTCCAGAGGCAGCTGCAAAGAAGAGCGAACAAGGTATAAGACACAGAAACACTACAATTTAATTCTACTGTGTCTCAATCAATATAAACATACTTAGATTACAAGGGAAACAGAGAACATGATTCTAGAAAAAGAAGATCCCAATTTACTGTACTACTAGTACATGTACAGGTCAGGATGCCTTAGTGTCTCTGCTAGGTCTTCTATTTATGTTGGAATGGAATGGAGAGCTATTCTGTGGTTGACATGCTTGTCAACCTTAAGTCTAAAAGGGGCCCAGCATAGATGGTCCTCCTAGATACAAGCCTCAATGTCTTCCCTTGATTTGaaaaaattcacattaaaaaaaaaaacactcaagtAGACTCTTGCCACGACATAAAAACGACCATGATTTTTCACAAAATAgcaaaatagaagagaaaataagcatacaaaaactattataaaTTTCTAATTGAAACAAAATGCAAGGCATGAAAAACTGGACATTTTTGCCAATCATGGTATATGTAAAGGTCTTAAAATACAAGTGATTATAAGTAAAAAGGTAaaagctggattttttttttttcgtttcaGGTTtctaagatagggtctcactatgtagccttggctattctaaaactcactctgtagaccaggctggactgacttagagacccacctgcctctacctctgcctctacctctgccccataagtgctaggattaaaggtgtgtgccacctgaCTCAGCTTTGGATACAATCtccatatatgaaaaaaaaatcactatttgtCCACTATTTGCTTCTGGAAACAGTGTCATGCTGTGCTTTAATAGGTAGCCTAGCTCTACGTGAAAGATGTTGAAGGTCTTTATAAAATCATCTGTATCAGTTAAAAATATCAATTACATCGTTTGAGGGACAAAGATTTATATACTAAACATGTTACCATATCAAACTGACGTTGAGAATTCACTGACATCTGCTTTACAATTTTTTGAGAACCTGCATGTAAAGTGAAAAGGTGTTTTACTCCCACTAATAAGCAAAATAGTTTTTCAAATATCATTGGTCTAAGAACAagatatatagtataaatatattaGGAATTGTTAAACAACAGATGTTCTACTTAGTGTTTTGGTATGATCCAAAAATAATTATCCATGGTCAAGGGATATAATTCATTAACACAGACAACATTAGTTattattaacaaaaatatttttagaagcaAATATTTTCTTAGTCTATAAATTTTTAATCTGGTATAAACTATGAATTGTTCGATGAATTAAGGGAGAATAGTTAACACTCTCCAGACTCCTGAaattttttggggaaaaaaaaagtcaaaatcctCTAGTCCATGGAAGACTTAAGGACACCTTGTTCTCCAATGAGAAAAGGTCTGCATAATGACTCATGTTCTTTTGGAATGTTTTTAATCCAAAGTCAAAATTGACGACTTTAGAAAAACTCTATATTCcttttaagtaaaaattaaaaaagtaaggcaaaacaaatcaaacaaagaGCAGAATCCACTAGAACCCTTTAATAGTGATGCAGCACACGATGAGTGGGAAGAAAGAGGCCCAAGGGAGCTGGCGTTGCTTGAGGCCGTTCAGCCTGGGTACAGCTTCCTCCGTTCTCTGACACCCTGGCTCTCCCAACCCTGACTATGGAAGGCATTGAAGATAGGTAGCACCTTTTTTTAAGCTAAAAGATAGTTGTTTTTATGCCATGACATTTTTGTCCAAGTGGAAAGTTTCATGAGAAATATTCATGTATTAAATACATATCTAAATTGTTAACATCTAAATCTATACTAAAGAAAACTATTCTAGTAGTGCTTTGCAATATACTTACTTTTCATGAGTacatacattaatttttaaaagaatgcacCATATGTATGAATTCTTAATTCTATTACCTTGAACAACAACTTGGTTGCTGGGCACTAGAATCTGCTGTCCATCAGTGGTCTGTGCATACTGTAGAATGGTGGTACCCGGCTGAGTGGCAGCTGCATTGGTCATGGTTAATGTCTGCAGGCCCTGTACCCCATCCGTACCATTGTTAGCCAGCTGTATTGCTCCTCCCTGGGTAATGGCAACTAAAACCCAATGAATTTTATTGTTACAAGTTTAATTTATACCACATATGACTTTTAAAACACACTAAACTCATGCAATTAGCAAAGCATAATCTAGCAGAAATTATTCTAGAAAGTAACATCACCAAGAAAGACTTGGTATATTCAAGTAACTGTTTACTGAGGAAACCATATCCAATTTCTGTGAGAGAAGTGTACTCAATGAACTATACTACaataaataatgcatggtaacAATATAAAAGGTGAAAATGCAAACTCTTTTTGAACTTATTTAACTCCAAGGAGGGCCTGCTTTACAAGGATATTTCCTTTACAGCACTGTGAACTTCCTCATATGTTTTTTACTATCTGCTGCTTTAACTGTAAATACACTTTTGTAGGTAGAAAATTAATATAAGAAGcacccaataaatatttgttaaaaatataaCTAATAAAGCCACCTctctgtgaattatattttctaaCTCTCAGAGCAATTTACAAACCCTGTCAGTGGTGCACTTAGACGCCATGTGAAAGCATGACACTTCTCACAGGGCtaaggcaataaataaataaataaataaataaataaataaataaaatcacttgAGCAAGGAGTTTAAGACTAGCATGGGAAAAATAGTAAGAcagcatttcaaaataaataaatgaaaccagtaatatttaaagaaagaacaagaagaatcaGTAATACATCAATGTCCAacgccctgggttcagtctctagCACTGACCACCCATCATACCCACCAAAAATCTCATCAATGAAAGATGTGAATACCCCTGGAGCTCAGTTATTATGAGTGTCTCATGAAGTTTAAAATTAGACCCAAGACCCTCATTTAGATGCACCTCATCTAGTCCTAAGACCCATGTCTGGTCTTTACAGAGTCTTCTATTGATTGATAAGTAAGCACACTAGCTACTATCTGGCAAATGAAAATTAATCAATACCCACCCAAGTTACCCTTATACAACAGTACACAGAAAAAGTTACTTGAAAGTTAAGTTCTTATCTTTTTTGGAATACATAATCTTTAGATACCAGAACTGAAAAATATGATTGACTCCTTAGATAAATATAAGGGTCAGGTTttccaaaaaagacaaaaaaattataattttatctgCTCAATTTCataaaagtgtgtatgtgtgtgtatatgcatgggcAAGTGCTGAGAATCAAAACTTCGCTTCGCTTCGCTCATGGTAGGAATGCACCCTACTGATTAAGGTTTGTTCCCTGCTTTCCGTGAGGAGTTATAATTGCattaaaaggaaagtaaaaaaaagtGTGGTATCAATGTATCTAACTATGTTACTGTTTAACAGAAGTGAATTAGTTTAGGACTATTAGTGAGCTCTGGGTAATTATACCATCCTGAGTGGTGTGTGCACGGAAAATTGATAATTCACTGTTCAATCAAGAGCTATGAGTCCATTATTATTTAGTCACTTTATCAAGGTGATAAATTTGTGGAAATTAACATACTAGCATATATAATCCTCCTATGTCAGCTAATTGCAGATATTACTATCTTAGACGTTAAAAAAAGTCTAAGAATTGTTCTACAATTAATTTTGTAAGATCACTTGGAaaggtctggagaaatggctgctctttcagagaacctgggttctatTTCCAGCACTGACAGGGAGGCTCACAGCCATGTGCAGTGAGTTCTAGGGGACTGGAGAGCCTCTTTTGTCTtttgcaggcactgcacacatgtggtgcacacagaaaacatccatacacataaaatgaagtaCACGAGAAGGATGGGGGAAAGAGGACCTTAAAGAATCAGAGGGCTAACAAAACCTCTTCATCTCTCATAGAGGTAATTTGCAAATTCAAATGTATTTAATTAACACTCTACTTTTTTCTTGATTACACAGCAATAGGCTCAAAGtgaactgaaggaaaaaaaaacctacacaAGGAAAGATGTAGGCTACTCTGTTAAGatcatttgattttgttattttttcctagAAATGTAAAAACATCTGCTCTTATGTAACAGATATATAGTTGTTTTAAATACTACACAAGctcactttctctctttgtctctctcctcatacacacatacaattctttaaaaataagaaataagtatTATctaagatttaaatatatttttaactatGCAATATTTACTTGTACATTTGATTACTTTAAAAGTATACGATAattttgacaaaaccaaattcattaaaataagaaACTCATTATCTTTAGGTATAACTAAATTACTACCAAGAAATATGAACAAGGAAATATAATTATGTTAAATTTTAACTTAAATAATCTAAATACAATTAAACTGTATTAGCTGAGAATCTGTACAGGACTGCTTTTAGAAAAAATAGACTAAAAAAGGAGGGATATACACAATCCTTCCTGGTGGGAAAGGATAAGAAAAAGATTTTCAGCTTATAGATATTATAAATACAACTCTTAAAGTTTGGCAACCATGTTAACTTTACAAGTTACAAAATATAGGGCTATAAGAGATGACTTAGAGGTTAtgagcattgactactcttccaaaagactcaaattaaattcctagcacccacatggtggctaacaaccacctataatttcagtttcaggggatccaatgccccccTCTTCTAGATTTTATAGGCTCCACATACATGTGGTGTtgatacacatgcagacaaagcaaccacacacataaaagtttttttaaaaattaaaaataagttacaAAATAAGTAGTATGCCATACATGTGAGCATCCACTATGCTGTTTCttagtggaaaagaaaaatcaagaacatAATGCTAAATCAGTTTTATACAAATGCATGTATAAAAAGGATAGTACATAATGAATAAAGGTTTAAAAACAATCTCAAAGTACTAGCACATTTAAACTAAAGTATCTAAGGGAACGGTAGGCAATCCAATACTTCTCCCAATCAGCTCCTATATGTCTTTCTAAAAATTATCTCAAACTAAacacacgcgtacacacacacacacacacacacacacacacacacacacacacacacgacatggaggtggggtgggaaagATGCACCCTTTTACAGTCACCAAtaatttaaggggaaaaaaaaatccatctaagCTTATTTAGCTCAGTAATCATATAAAGACAGTTTATCAAAAATACCATCCCCAGGGCTCACACAGATGATGCAGTGCCTAGGAATGCTTAATCCTCCTGTAGGGGACTTTGGCTTGGTTCCTGGCACCTATGTTAGCTGGCTCACAAGTGTGTGTCACTCCAGTTCCCAAGGATCTGATCCAAAGGCTTCCAAGACCTGCTACACACATGTGATGCATATAAACTCTGGCAAACATAcaaggcaggcacacacactcataaattaaaatagcaaatcttaaaaaatacCCTTCCTTATAAACAATACTAAAAGTTTCAGTGTTGGAAAAGCTAAAAATTTTGCTTTAAGAATCTACTTTAAATAAAGCTGGAATACAAATTATAGGCTGGCAAGCCAACATcaatgctaaaattaaaaatagtaatttgtgTGTGAATCATGTAAGAGACATGGGAGAAGGCAAGATAGGgtaaagacaaaagaaagtgaCATATCCATAAATGCCTTTGAACAATTCTCTAATAATGTCTGACAGTAGGGCAAACAATATTGGCAGCAAAAGCCTTGGCATTTATCACTTTCTTAAAGAGAATCTAACAGTCTTCCTTCTCATTTTTCATAATAGAAAAACGTATTACTCACTATACTGCCCACTGCTAGTTTGGTAAATTGGGGTTGGCACTGTTACAGTGGTGATGGCAGGGGCTGAAGTCTCCTCTTCTGACTTTTCTTCTTCAATCCTTGGCACCCCTGGTGCATCAGAAGATAAGTCATTCAAAATTTTCCTAGAAAAATAAGGAactattttaatttaaacaaaaaaattcagtAAGTACAAATAAAGTTAGAAAATTGCTAATGTATAGGagaaaaatacaaacacatgAATAAACTCCAAACAAAGTAGGAACTTCAAATGCAAGAATTGTGTGATTGtattgggagtggggagggggttaaaaaataaaaccacatatgtaatttaatttttttattttatgtgtttaggtGTTTTATCTGCACACGcctggtgccagcagaggccagaagaggccactaTATACCCTatgactagagttacagatggttgtgagatgctATGTATGTCCTTGGGGATTGAATCTggatcctttgtgtgtgtgtgtgtgtgtgtgtgtgtgtgtgtgtatgcatgtttttacttttttttttttttttttttgcaagacagggtttctctgtgtggccctggttaTTCTGAAACTCATCCTGTCATCCTGTATAGCTCAGGCGAGccccaaactcaagagatctgcttgcctctgctcgctaagtcctgagattaaaggcatgcaccaccaccacctggcttattttggtttttaagacagtatCTTATGACTCTCAGGTTGGGAAGATCAcactcctgccttagcctccccagtactgggattacagttaCAGATCTTGCATGCTTGGctctaaacatacatacatgtatatatacatacat
The Apodemus sylvaticus chromosome 9, mApoSyl1.1, whole genome shotgun sequence DNA segment above includes these coding regions:
- the Creb1 gene encoding cyclic AMP-responsive element-binding protein 1 isoform X4 codes for the protein MPAAHATSSAPTVTLVQLPNGQTVQVHGVIQAAQPSVIQSPQVQTVQSSCKDLKRLFSGTQISTIAESEDSQESVDSVTDSQKRREILSRRPSYRKILNDLSSDAPGVPRIEEEKSEEETSAPAITTVTVPTPIYQTSSGQYIAITQGGAIQLANNGTDGVQGLQTLTMTNAAATQPGTTILQYAQTTDGQQILVPSNQVVVQAASGDVQTYQIRTAPTSTIAPGVVMASSPALPTQPAEEAARKREVRLMKNREAARECRRKKKEYVKCLENRVAVLENQNKTLIEELKALKDLYCHKSD
- the Creb1 gene encoding cyclic AMP-responsive element-binding protein 1 isoform X3, whose amino-acid sequence is MTMDSGADNQQSGDAAVTEAENQQMTVQAQPQIATLAQVSMPAAHATSSAPTVTLVQLPNGQTVQVHGVIQAAQPSVIQSPQVQTVQSSCKDLKRLFSGTQISTIAESEDSQESVDSVTDSQKRREILSRRPSYRKILNDLSSDAPGVPRIEEEKSEEETSAPAITTVTVPTPIYQTSSGQYIAITQGGAIQLANNGTDGVQGLQTLTMTNAAATQPGTTILQYAQTTDGQQILVPSNQVVVQGSQKIVKQMSVNSQRQFDMLPLEMYRHTRSAQRPLAPLPLELLWHPPQHFLHSLLKKQHERERFG